From Candidatus Manganitrophus morganii, the proteins below share one genomic window:
- the hisG gene encoding ATP phosphoribosyltransferase, which produces MEKPTLTIALSKGRLLGLTIPFLGQLGIIPAELTEESRRLTFDVPEKKIKIILVRATDVPTYVEYGAADVGIVGKDLLLEQTRDVYEPVDLGYGFCRIVLAGPSGNGTGERPNGHSKLRVATKYPNITERYFLEKGIPIEIIKLYGSIELAPLVGLADQIVDLTSSGETLRTHHLGVVDEIAQCTARLIVNRASLKIKYPAVQKLIEAVKKELKKSGSRESKVKVHR; this is translated from the coding sequence GTGGAGAAGCCGACCCTCACGATCGCGCTTTCAAAGGGGAGACTCCTTGGGCTGACGATCCCCTTTCTCGGTCAACTCGGAATTATTCCGGCGGAACTGACCGAAGAGAGCCGCCGCCTCACCTTCGACGTCCCGGAGAAAAAAATCAAAATCATCCTCGTCCGCGCCACCGATGTTCCGACCTATGTCGAATACGGCGCCGCCGACGTCGGGATCGTCGGAAAAGATCTTCTGCTGGAGCAGACGCGGGACGTTTATGAGCCGGTCGATTTAGGATACGGCTTCTGCCGGATCGTTCTGGCGGGTCCGAGCGGCAATGGGACCGGGGAGCGGCCGAACGGGCACTCCAAGCTCCGGGTCGCGACGAAGTATCCGAACATCACCGAGCGCTATTTCCTGGAGAAGGGAATCCCGATCGAGATCATCAAGCTCTACGGCTCGATCGAGCTGGCGCCGCTGGTCGGATTGGCCGATCAGATCGTCGATCTCACCTCCAGCGGGGAAACGCTCCGGACGCATCATCTCGGCGTGGTCGATGAAATCGCCCAATGCACCGCCCGGCTGATCGTCAATCGCGCCAGCCTGAAGATCAAATATCCGGCCGTGCAGAAGTTGATCGAAGCGGTGAAGAAGGAGTTAAAAAAGAGCGGCAGTCGGGAATCGAAGGTCAAGGTTCACCGGTAG